One Halictus rubicundus isolate RS-2024b unplaced genomic scaffold, iyHalRubi1_principal scaffold0186, whole genome shotgun sequence genomic window carries:
- the LOC143363954 gene encoding ankyrin repeat domain-containing protein 49-like: MWSSDEETDKPMSLEQIRDKILSEPRSERMQVSGWEDDDDGVEVARNAREVDENEILHAAEKGDLEKIRTLIQKNRELLESTDDDGYTPLHRACYGNHVQVVEYLLQAGAKIDSKTMDDWQPLHSACCWNNVECAMVLIANGADINAKSKGDQTPLHLVSASSHNSCSLQLLLLHPDINPRLVNSSGDTAEQIARRTGKYYPMFEIVEDCLNVI, encoded by the exons ATGTGGTCGTCCGATGAAGAAACTGACAAGCCGATGAGTCTGGAACAAATTCGCGATAAAATTTTAAGCGAGCCTCGGAGCGAGCGTATGCAAGTTAGCGGATGGGAGGATGACGATGACGGAGTGGAAGTTGCGCGGAATGCGAGAG AGGTCGACGAGAATGAAATTCTCCACGCAGCCGAGAAAGGCGATCTCGAGAAAATACGAACGTTAATACAGAAAAATCGGGAATTGTTAGAAAGCACGGATGACGACGGTTACACTCCGCTCCATAGAGCTTGCTATGGCAATCATGTGCAAGTTGTGGAG TACCTGCTACAGGCTGGCGCGAAAATAGATTCTAAAACCATGGACGACTGGCAACCCCTGCATTCGGCTTGTTGTTGGAACAACGTCGAATGCGCCATGGTTTTAATTGCAAACGGGGCGGACATAAATGCCAAAAGCAAGGGGGATCAGACTCCTCTGCATTTGGTCTCGGCTAGCTCTCACAATTCTTGTTCGCTGCAGCTTCTTCTTCTGCACCCGGATATCAATCCCCGGTTGGTCAATTCGAGCGGTGACACTGCAGAGCAAATTGCTAGAAGGACAGGAAAGTACTATCCCATGTTCGAGATTGTCGAGGACTGCTTAAACGTAATCTGA
- the LOC143363959 gene encoding LOW QUALITY PROTEIN: lysosomal-trafficking regulator-like (The sequence of the model RefSeq protein was modified relative to this genomic sequence to represent the inferred CDS: inserted 2 bases in 1 codon; deleted 1 base in 1 codon; substituted 1 base at 1 genomic stop codon), producing the protein MIDKAPAIASLVSYDFYGIIFHSFSNRERRNHAPVIVTGSRKKREKNAEAAELFIYIGDCGVISGPYNVIESTEADDNVKSSWLDVFLAELLAQVKEGRDVKDALSFCSVGGGGASTLIACELLSDVYELCAKRIDENDLVSLRRYLSQDRGWRCLAILHLLGVRGLSCGRELVALLVALYPVALEEDSKNSKNAKNSKPSSDAASNPYVKFHCNDDTVDTVEIVPHAKRKPSRCVNDNFIFVRESAWPLHTLSTGSLLTLERRTIFRTIFYGCSAPFINYLKRVPSKVLPVFWFLTQQLLISRCTLRTLWRRATVAYQVTDTPRASQELGLYDWVISHAFSVLAELLAKVYDVVRHCLRATTLFDTRMLLELSWKEQSSDIFSGTSVVAGSTSPPTPTSIIHLMSISAFXSLVLETWLDLRSDKLILRLTRPDEKTNRTVSETSITGMLPSGRWHHLALNFKDTVLNKRSAVVVVGLWVDGWNEVSAHLPFDGLLVRKPGTTCILLGQIGSSSIGAWYLGNLMVFRCPVFTKERALYLASLGPNYTNLAECTLNTEKPDFAPLIASGALDGVREIRFDNGKFDASRRKSYGGTYLRHAVETKVSDTKIDWDTVMDATNSQLGELQNNLLLSYEAQNPNIVHLYPQAIGNPAAVVRNLFPGQPGFRVVSAPEHRVSQQPPLSVAPILSVRLECQQYRGLIPAATLVGGVPIFLYLFARVVELNSTEDEQALALSIVLHLIRSDSELLNQYRSEGGTSLILRVLESPRCHAGKQILKAILDAACDSSLLIRDIGSGNHVVSPNCEAVITDPELIKGALTAWRTWARYDALNLLLLLRDQHSQREFNASQLNRVKIVDTILTLCKEHFLYEELGAVIDSTTGTAVVELIRALMGAPPEVAYLVAITDFLVLVHQASATYITHSRHNMYFLLPSLGEKKIVKIPNLVTTSSSEESQMTNAQIQKNKMPKRKERRNGPSQDTSAGEDSGIAASDGSNPLSNEKYITWPDEKKACQGLVCEGLLLLLRDAVRLLPDSQVRSLLKHVLRAELLLVLANNPDARVRTALIKVLRAYFQRASDEESNKFFKQRYSMHLANQISLYPGSEPLFVALKNLALRGPTEVALPSLMAIVAKGAVGEPNMARQVVSFISDLIARMNVLRKLLEQGLIESLVQALVGGAHTAGSKSLHRDIHVLLVAIASKLLKSPGSHQMQAVLDLHLILNHVELKEKTHCAKNKSSVVRDAQVALFDGELDVLMAKVSSQSGFRLRSTASYLASASHIASVFTTSSDQSDHGSRSSSFTSLHGQSSMGTLREPGQGELLDRFRVVLTRAVEFVTVADESPSANELQLTKRLFSILLHGLCNPLDKRNHWSSGWSTLRKYTAKVMVWLLAPHQSNNTRIFVVRSILDEAMAQDILTSLLVVHPQVEQKFTVFFWDLLQRRNEMPSADATICTEFWEVLYLWDLAKGMEEASPGVWNEELALLRRELMRDRDIWIDNNLPAIQRIGNRFDAIAKQLTESAMTITRTVVEEQNLERKVLMERLKHSRAMEAQAVAKWRDLARRLTHERAAWNFEKSYQRSWELDPTEGPARVRIRLQRCHLNIDKRFFMAGHQEKLEAAEIEAPLSYLFMTDRQDANASALIERLHTSERIRKMSQAKVVTPRAELAGEVLIGETCLYFVPDNPDVPLHTDIALGGLDLAMVGGTAWRLEDIRELHRRRYQLQERAIEIFLITGRTYLLAFNSSKQRDEFATELNNCNLPRRVPGDDLSEAITLWRSGALTNWEYXCLNKLAGRSYNDLMQYPVFPFVLADYTSEKIDLNNPKIYRNFSRPMAVQDKKNEQHYINNYNYLKQALSEGLNLIALNQEPFHYGSHYSNSGTVLHFLVRLPPFTSMFLCYQDDNFDIPDRTFHALATTWRLTSCDSTTDVKELIPEFFYLPEFLLNYEGFNFGVRQNGNRVGDVELPKWCGGDARLFVLAHRAALEADLVREVLPYWIDLVFGFRQTGKPAVEAINVFHPATYYGFNVEQIADPLVRQAWETMVRTYGQTPAQLFTTAHLLPLQNISATILHTSLPQVIEGVDGIKWGNYVGAPGNEPVLCWKHKHRAPLASLVPLMTGDVFGLPSYTTLLLGYTKEKSASMLSGTSVLGAALVSWSGTDGIARLKCKKEQPPKPLIKSSGLDPITILGSAPDCGQLWAGHLSGRVTVHTYTVVTGKIDFSSAPPCVLLAHRSRITTVSLSRAFSISVTGDAIGVIVIWDLNSLTYVRSISCEENYPIRLLAISETLGDIAVTYETSKTAENPSSSQSELKVFTINARPVGSVLSRRKITSLWYSNAPEGVSVNVIATGLDNGVIRLWSSWDLRLVREILNGIKGCGAVIAIAWALDQHHLYAVTEDSTVLIWEGSKRLSNGTPKFVNLTTL; encoded by the exons ATGATCGACAAGGCTCCCGCGATTGCTTCCCTT gtttcatacgatttttacggTATcatttttcatagtttcagtaatcgtgaaagaagaaatcatgcACCAGTCATtgtgactggttcg agaaaaaagagagaaaagaacgCGGAGGCGGCCGAATTATTTATATACATCGGCGATTGCGGTGTAATTAGTGGTCCGTATAATGTTATCGAGTCGACAGAAGCGGACGATAATGTT AAATCATCCTGGCTGGACGTGTTCCTCGCCGAGCTGCTCGCTCAAGTCAAAGAAGGCCGTGACGTGAAAGATGCCCTATCGTTTTG TTCGGTCGGCGGCGGTGGAGCGTCGACCCTAATCGCCTGCGAACTGCTCTCGGACGTGTACGAGCTCTGCGCGAAGAGGATCGACGAGAACGACCTGGTCAGTTTGAGGAGGTACCTTTCCCAGGATCGTGGCTGGCGTTGTCTCGCGATACTGCACCTGCTGGGAGTACGGGGTCTATCCTGCGGCAGGGAGCTGGTCGCTTTGCTGGTCGCTTTGTACCCGGTCGCCCTCGAAGAGGATTCCAAGAACTCGAAGAACGCGAAGAACTCGAAGCCGTCGAGCGACGCCGCGTCGAACCCCTACGTCAAGTTCCACTGCAACGACGACACCGTCGACACCGTCGAAATAGTGCCCCACGCGAAGCGCAAGCCGAGCAGGTGCGTCAACGACAACTTCATT TTCGTCAGAGAGTCAGCGTGGCCTCTTCACAcgttatctaccggaagcctattgaCCCTCGAACGGCGGACCATTTTTAGAACAATATTTTATGGATGTTCAGCACCatttatcaattatttaaaaCGTGTACCTTCGAAGGTACTTCCTGTCTTCTGGTTCCTAACGCAGCAACTGCTCATTTCG aggtgcacTTTGCGAACCTTGtggaggcgcgcgacagtcgcgtATCAAGTGACTGATACTCCACGTGCCTCGCAAGAATTGGGCCTGTACGATTGGGTCATTTCACACGCATtctcggttctagccgaattattggccaAAGTGTATGACGTCGTAAGGCATTGTTTGCGAGCGACGACCCTCTtcgatac ACGCATGCTCCTCGAATTATCTTGGAAAGAGCAATCGTCTGATATTTTCTCGGGTACGTCAGTCGTAGCAGGTTCGACGTCACCGCCCACGCCGACGTCGATCATACACCTGATGTCGATCTCCGCGTTCTAGTCTCTGGTTTTGGAGACCTGGCTGGATCTCCGATCAG ACAAACTGATCTTACGGCTAACCCGGCCGGACGAGAAGACGAATCGAACGGTCTCCGAAACGTCCATAACCGGTATGCTTCCTTCTGGCCGATGGCACCATTTAGCACTGAATTTTAAGGACACTGTTTTGAACAAACGTAGCGCGGTGGTGGTAGTGGGCCTTTGGGTTGACGGGTGGAACGAGGTCAGCGCCCATTTGCCGTTCGATGGTCTGCTAGTCAGAAAACCGGGAACCACGTGCATCCTGTTGGGCCAGATCGGCTCGAGCAGTATCGGCGCCTGGTATCTCGGCAACCTGATGGTCTTCAG GTGTCCGGTGTTTACGAAAGAAAGGGCCTTGTACCTGGCGAGCCTCGGACCCAATTACACGAACCTCGCCGAGTGTACATTGAACACGGAGAAGCCCGATTTCGCGCCGCTGATCGCGTCCGGGGCGTTGGACGGGGTGCGAGAGATCCGATTTGATAA CGGTAAATTCGACGCGAGCCGCAGGAAGTCATACGGCGGCACGTATCTGCGACACGCGGTGGAGACCAAGGTCTCCGACACGAAGATCGACTGGGACACGGTGATGGACGCCACGAACTCTCAGCTGGGCGAGCTGCAGAACAACTTGTTGCTCAGCTACGAGGCGCAGAACCCGAACATCGTGCATCTGTATCCTCAAGCGATCGGGAACCCCGCGG CCGTGGTAAGAAATCTGTTTCCGGGTCAACCAGGTTTCAGGGTTGTCTCCGCGCCGGAGCACAGGGTGTCGCAACAACCGCCGTTGTCCGTCGCGCCGATCCTCTCCGTACGGTTGGAATGCCAACAGTACAGGGGGCTGATACCAGCGGCGACCTTGGTGGGCGGTGTGCCCATATTCCTCTACCTGTTCGCCAGA GTGGTCGAGCTGAACTCGACGGAGGACGAGCAAGCGCTGGCTCTCTCGATAGTGCTGCACCTGATACGAAGCGATTCCGAGCTGTTGAATCAGTATCGCTCGGAAGGCGGGACATCGTTGATTCTACGGGTTCTAGAATCGCCGCGATGCCACGCGGGTAAACAGATTCTGAAAGCCATCTTGGACGCGGCTTGCGACAGCTCGCTACTGATCAGGGACATCGGCAGCGGCAATCATGTGGTCTCGCCGAACTGCGAGGCCGTGATCACCGATCCCGAGCTGATCAAAGGCGCCCTAACCGCCTGGAGAACGTGGGCGAGGTACGACGCTTTGaatctgctgctgctgctgagaGACCAGCACTCGCAGCGCGAGTTCAACGCGTCGCAGTTGAACAGGGTCAAGATCGTCGACACGATTCTGACGCTCTGCAAG GAACACTTCTTGTACGAAGAGCTGGGCGCCGTGATCGACTCGACGACGGGGACAGCGGTCGTCGAGCTGATCAGAGCACTGATGGGAGCCCCGCCGGAGGTCGCCTACCTGGTGGCCATCACCGACTTCCTGGTTCTCGTCCATCAAGCCTCGGCGACCTACATCACCCACTCGAGGCACAACATGTACTTTCTGCTGCCGTCGCTCGGCGAGAAGAAGATCGTCAAGATCCCGAATCTGGTGACCACCAGTTCCTCGGAGGAGTCGCAGATGACGAACGCGCAGATACAGAAAAACAAAATGCCGAAGAGGAAGGAACGTCGCAACGGACCGTCCCAGGACACCAGCGCTGGAGAGGACTCCGGCATTGCTGCCAGCGACGGCTCCAATCCTCTCAGCAAC GAAAAATATATTACATGGCCGGACGAGAAGAAAGCTTGCCAAGGTCTGGTTTGCGAGGGACTCCTACTGCTGCTTCGGGACGCGGTTCGACTTCTACCCGACAGTCAAGTTCGCTCGTTGCTGAAGCACGTTCTGAGGGCCGAGCTGCTGCTGGTGCTAGCGAACAACCCCGATGCTAGAGTTCGCACGGCACTAATCAAG GTGCTGCGAGCCTACTTCCAACGCGCTAGCGACGAAGAGAGCAACAAGTTCTTCAAGCAGAGGTATTCCATGCACCTGGCGAATCAGATATCACTGTACCCTGGTAGCGAGCCGCTGTTCGTGGCTCTGAAGAACCTAGCGTTGAGAGGGCCGACGGAAGTCGCGTTGCCATCGTTGATGGCCATCGTCGCGAAAGGTGCCGTCGGCGAGCCGAACATGGCCAGACAAGTGGTGTCGTTCATCAGCGACTTGATCGCGAGG ATGAACGTTCTGAGAAAGCTGCTGGAACAGGGGCTGATCGAGTCGCTGGTGCAAGCGTTGGTCGGCGGTGCGCACACAGCCGGCTCGAAGTCCCTCCACCGTGACATCCACGTGCTGCTGGTTGCTATCGCGTCGAAGCTGTTGAAGTCTCCGGGTAGCCATCAGATGCAGGCGGTCCTGGATCTCCATTTGATCCTGAACCACGTGGAGTTGAAGGAGAAGACGCACTGCGCGAAGAACAAGAGCTCGGTGGTGAGGGACGCGCAAGTCGCCCTCTTCGACGGCGAGTTGGACGTCCTGATGGCGAAAGTCTCGAGCCAGTCGGGCTTCCGGTTGCGTAGCACCGCGTCGTACCTGGCCTCTGCGTCGCACATCGCTTCGGTGTTCACGACGTCGAGCGACCAGAGCGACCACGGCTCCAGATCGTCGAGCTTCACGAGCTTGCACGGTCAATCGTCGATGGGTACGTTGCGCGAGCCGGGCCAGGGTGAACTTCTGGACAGGTTTCGGGTGGTTTTGACGCGCGCGGTCGAGTTCGTGACGGTGGCGGACGAGTCGCCGTCCGCGAACGAGCTGCAATTGACCAAGAGGTTGTTCTCGATCCTGCTGCACGGCCTCTGTAACCCGCTCGATAAGAGGAACCACTGGAGCAGCGGATGGTCGACGCTGAGGAAGTACACGGCGAAGGTAATGGTGTGGCTGTTGGCGCCCCATCAGAGCAACAACACGAGGATATTCGTAGTGAGATCGATATTGGACGAGGCGATGGCCCAGGACATTCTCACCTCTCTGCTGGTAGTGCATCCGCAGGTGGAGCAGAAGTTCACCGTGTTCTTCTGGGACCTGTTGCAAAGGCGGAACGAGATGCCCAGCGCGGACGCGACGATCTGCACCGAGTTCTGGGAGGTGTTGTACCTGTGGGACCTGGCGAAAGGCATGGAGGAGGCCAGCCCCGGGGTATGGAACGAGGAGCTGGCGTTGCTGAGACGCGAGCTGATGAGGGACCGGGACATTTGGATCGACAACAATCTGCCGGCGATACAGAGGATCGGGAACAGGTTCGACGCGATCGCGAAACAGCTGACGGAGAGCGCGATGACGATCACGCGGACGGTCGTCGAGGAGCAGAACCTCGAACGGAAAGTATTAATGGAAAGACTGAAGCACTCGAGGGCGATGGAGGCGCAGGCGGTCGCCAAGTGGAGAGACCTTGCCAGACGTTTGACGCACGAGAGAGCCGCCTGG AATTTTGAGAAGAGCTACCAGAGGAGCTGGGAGCTGGACCCCACCGAAGGACCGGCCAGAGTCCGGATACGACTGCAACGGTGCCATCTGAACATCGACAAGAGGTTCTTCATGGCCGGTCACCAGGAGAAACTGGAAGCGGCGGAGATCGAAGCGCCGTTGTCCTATCTGTTCATGACCGATCGCCAAGACGCGAACGCCTCGGCGTTGATCGAGCGGTTGCACACCAGCGAGAGGATACGGAAGATGTCCCAGGCGAAGGTGGTCACGCCCAGAGCCGAGCTTGCCGGCGAAGTCCTAATCGGCGAGACATGCCTCTACTTCGTACCTGACAACCCCGACGTGCCTTTACACACCGACATAGCTCTGGGTGGTCTCGACCTTGCCATGGTGGGCGGAACAGCCTGGCGTCTCGAGGACATCAGGGAACTCCACCGGAGACGGTACCAGCTGCAGGAGAGGGCGATCGAGATATTCCTGATCACCGGCAGAACTTATCTGCTGGCGTTCAACTCGTCGAAGCAGAGGGACGAATTCGCGACCGAATTGAACAATTGCAATCTACCGAGGCGTGTACCCGGCGACGACCTCAGCGAAGCGATCACGCTCTGGCGAAGCGGAGCGTTGACCAACTGGGAGTA GTGCCTGAACAAGCTCGCCGGTCGATCGTACAACGACCTGATGCAGTACCCGGTGTTCCCGTTCGTGCTGGCCGATTACACCAGCGAGAAGATCGACCTGAACAATCCAAAGATCTACCGGAACTTCAGCCGGCCGATGGCTGTGCAGGATAAGAAGAACGAGCAGCACTACATCAACAATTACAACTACCTGAAACAGGCGTTGTCCGAGGGGCTAAATCTGATCGCGTTGAACCAGGAGCCGTTCCATTACGGGTCGCATTACAGCAATTCCGGCACGGTGCTGCATTTTCTGGTGAGACTGCCGCCGTTCACCAGCATGTTCCTCTGCTACCAAGACGACAACTTCGACATACCCGATCGAACGTTCCACGCGCTTGCCACCACCTGGAGACTGACCAGCTGCGACTCCACCACCGACGTCAAGGAACTGATACCCGAGTTCTTCTACCTGCCGGAGTTCCTCTTGAACTACGAGGGATTCAACTTCGGGGTCCGACAGAACGGCAACAGGGTGGGCGACGTTGAGCTGCCGAAATGGTGCGGCGGCGACGCGAGGCTCTTCGTTCTTGCTCACAGGGCAGCGTTGGAGGCGGACCTCGTCAGAGAGGTGTTGCCGTATTGGATCGACCTGGTGTTCGGGTTCAGGCAAACCGGGAAACCAGCCGTCGAGGCGATCAATGTCTTCCATCCAGCG ACCTACTACGGATTCAACGTCGAGCAAATAGCGGACCCCTTGGTGCGACAAGCGTGGGAGACCATGGTGCGAACTTATGGTCAAACGCCGGCGCAATTGTTCACCACCGCTCACCTGCTGCCGCTCCAGAACATCAGCGCCACCATACTACACACGTCGTTGCCCCAAGTGATCGAGGGTGTCGACG GGATCAAATGGGGAAACTATGTGGGCGCGCCCGGAAACGAACCGGTCCTTTGTTGGAAGCATAAGCACAGAGCGCCGTTAGCGAGCTTGGTTCCTCTAATGACGGGAGACGTCTTCGGACTGCCCAGCTACACCACCCTTCTGCTCGGTTACACCAAAGAGAAAA GCGCGAGCATGTTGAGCGGTACTTCGGTATTGGGGGCTGCTCTGGTGTCCTGGAGCGGCACGGATGGGATCGCAAGACTCAAATGCAAGAAGGAACAACCGCCAAAACCGTTGATCAAATCTTCGGGTCTCGACCCG ATCACTATATTGGGATCAGCGCCAGATTGTGGGCAACTGTGGGCCGGCCATCTGTCCGGAAGAGTGACGGTGCACACGTACACCGTCGTGACAGGTAAAATTGATTTCAGTTCGGCGCCACCGTGCGTACTGTTGGCTCACAGGAGCAGAATCACGACGGTGTCGCTGTCGCGGGCATTCAGCATTTCGGTGACCGGTGACGCGATCGGGGTCATCGTCATCTGGGATTTGAACAG TTTAACGTACGTAAGGTCGATATCCTGCGAGGAGAATTATCCTATTCGTCTACTGGCGATCAGCGAGACTCTCGGTGATATAGCGGTCACTTACGAGACCAGTAAGACAGCGGAGAACCCGTCTTCCAGCCAGTCGGAACTGAAAGTATTCACCATAAACGCGAGACCGGTCGGCTCCGTATTGTCCAGGAGAAAGATCACGTCCCTTTGGTATAGCAATGCGCCTGAGGGAGTGTCCGTGAACGTAATAGCGACAGGATTGGACAACGGTGTGATAAGATTGTGGAGCAGTTGGGACTTGAGATTAGTTCGGGAAATTCTGAATGGTATCAAGGGCTGTGGAGCGGTGATCGCGATCGCGTGGGCATTAGATCAGCATCATTTGTACGCGGTCACCGAGGACTCGACAGTTTTGATATGGGAGGGTTCGAAACGTCTGAGCAACGGTACCCCGAAGTTCGTCAACTTGACGACCCTCTAA